Proteins from a genomic interval of Rhipicephalus microplus isolate Deutch F79 chromosome 6, USDA_Rmic, whole genome shotgun sequence:
- the LOC142765549 gene encoding uncharacterized protein LOC142765549, whose protein sequence is MANPRMPCMRQNIDLPYPIQQGDRVPDSASTESSFDSPQLMQGGAEGLLLLAQPPMDIGEKSEAQASIATPGPSGHAAGIQWEPVHEQELQRPQDMLAPFETPRRRKQAKVNTPEKAFLQARTARLASEQQRSWKATKNLQQFKRCLKKQNAEWKSVLKTLTKENIFLREQVSVLCTLDAANQHLLK, encoded by the exons ATGGCGAATCCGAGAATGCCCTGCATGAGGCAGAACATAGAC CTACCATATCCAATACAACAAGGTGATAGAGTACCTGATTCAGCAAGCACCGAATCATCCTTTGATTCCCCTCAGCTCATGCAAGGTGGTGCTGAAGGCTTGCTGCTGCTTGCACAG CCTCCCATGGATATTGGTGAGAAGAGTGAAGCACAGGCTAGCATCGCGACACCAGGTCCATCCGGCCACGCTGCTGGTATTCAATGGGAGCCGGTCCATGAGCAG GAATTACAAAGGCCACAAGACATGCTGGCACCATTTGAAACACCAAGAAGAAGAAAGCAGGCAAAG GTCAACACCCCAGAGAAGGCTTTTCTGCAAGCTCGCACAGCAAGACTTGCCTCGGAGCAGCAGAGATCATGGAAAGCGACAAAAAACCTTCAGCAGTTTAAGAGGTGCCTTAAAAAACAAAATGCCGAATGGAAATCAGTTTTGAAAACACTAACCAAGGAAAACATTTTTCTCAGAGAGCAGGTTTCAGTGCTTTGCACCCTGGACGCAGCAAATCAGCATCTTTTAAAATGA